One genomic segment of Streptomyces niveus includes these proteins:
- a CDS encoding glycoside hydrolase family 64 protein: MPAIRKLLASLAAAVVFATGFTAFGTVAPAEAAVPNTIPFTITNNSGRGEPVYIYNLGTELSSGRQGWADSNGTFHAWPGGGNPPTPAPDASIAGPPPGQSMTIQLPKFSGRVYFSYGQKLVFKLTTGGLVQPAVQNPNDPNRNILFNWSEYTLNDSGLWINSTQVDMFSAPYAVGVKIPNGTTKTTGHLKPGGYNGFFNALRGQSGGWAGLIQTRSDGTVLRALAPGHGIASGALPTGVLNDYIDRVWAKYANSPLTVTPFANQPAVKYTGRVSGNTMNFTNTSGAVVTSFQKPDADSIFGCYKLLDAPNDQVRGPISRTLCAGFNRSTLLSNPNQPDADSADFYKDAVTNHYARMIHAQMADGKAYAFAFDDVGAHESLVHDGDPRQAFLTLDPFN, encoded by the coding sequence CCGTTCACCATCACCAACAACTCCGGCCGAGGCGAGCCGGTCTACATCTACAACCTCGGTACGGAGCTGTCGTCCGGCCGGCAGGGCTGGGCCGACTCCAACGGCACCTTCCACGCCTGGCCCGGCGGAGGCAATCCGCCGACCCCGGCGCCGGACGCCTCGATCGCCGGACCGCCTCCGGGCCAGAGCATGACGATCCAACTGCCGAAGTTCTCCGGGCGGGTCTACTTCTCGTACGGTCAGAAGCTCGTCTTCAAGTTGACGACCGGCGGTTTGGTCCAGCCCGCCGTGCAGAACCCGAACGACCCGAACAGGAACATCCTGTTCAACTGGTCGGAGTACACGCTCAACGACTCCGGTCTGTGGATCAACAGCACCCAGGTCGACATGTTCTCGGCGCCGTACGCGGTCGGCGTCAAGATCCCCAACGGCACCACCAAGACCACGGGGCATCTGAAGCCGGGGGGCTACAACGGCTTCTTCAACGCTCTCCGAGGCCAGTCGGGCGGTTGGGCGGGTCTGATCCAGACCCGGTCGGACGGCACCGTCCTGCGGGCTCTCGCGCCCGGCCACGGCATCGCGTCGGGCGCGCTGCCGACCGGTGTCCTGAACGACTACATCGACCGGGTATGGGCCAAGTACGCCAACTCCCCACTCACGGTGACCCCGTTCGCGAACCAGCCGGCGGTCAAGTACACCGGCAGGGTCTCCGGCAACACCATGAACTTCACCAACACCTCGGGTGCGGTGGTCACTTCGTTCCAGAAGCCCGACGCCGACAGCATCTTCGGCTGCTACAAGCTGCTCGACGCCCCCAACGACCAAGTACGGGGCCCGATTTCGCGCACCCTCTGCGCGGGGTTCAACCGCTCCACGCTTCTGAGCAACCCCAACCAGCCGGACGCCGACTCGGCTGACTTCTACAAGGACGCGGTGACCAACCACTACGCCCGGATGATTCACGCGCAGATGGCCGACGGCAAGGCGTACGCCTTCGCCTTCGACGATGTCGGGGCCCACGAGTCGCTGGTGCACGACGGCGACCCGCGGCAGGCGTTCCTCACGCTCGACCCGTTCAACTGA
- a CDS encoding acyl-CoA dehydrogenase family protein has translation MSAPSDSFDTAQVPEPKVSEREARRVAEAAREQGWRKPSFAKELFLGRFRLDLIHPHPAPPAEDVRRGEAFLATLRDFCETKIDGARIEREARIPDEVVNGLKELGAFGMKIDRKYGGLGLTQVYYNKALAVVGMANASIGALLSAHQSIGVPQPLKMFGTQEQKDAFLPRLARTDISAFLLTEPDVGSDPARLATTAVRDGDDYVLDGVKLWTTNGVVADLLVVMARVPKSEGHKGGITAFVVEADSPGITVENRNAFMGLRGLENGVTRFHQVRVPAANRIGPEGAGLKIALTTLNTGRLSLPAMCVGAGKWCLKIAREWTAAREQWGKPVAHHEAVGEKISFIAATTFALEAVVDLSSQMADEDRNDIRIEAALAKLYGSEMGWLMADELVQIRGGRGFETADSLAARGERAVPAEQVLRDMRINRIFEGSTEIMHLLIAREAVDAHLAVAGDIIDPEKTLSDKARAGAQAGAFYARWLPKLVAGPGQLPGSYAEFHPKGHLDLAAHLRYVERTSRKLARSTFYAMSRWQGGMETKQGFLGRIVDIGAELFAMSAACVRAEMLRSTGEHGREAYQLADVFCRQSRIRVEELFTRLWSNTDDIDRKVVNGVLAGTYTWLEEGIIDPSGDGPWIADATPGPSQRDNVHRPIR, from the coding sequence ATGTCCGCTCCATCCGATTCATTCGACACGGCCCAGGTCCCGGAGCCCAAGGTCTCCGAGCGGGAAGCGCGACGGGTGGCCGAGGCCGCCCGCGAGCAGGGCTGGCGCAAGCCGAGCTTCGCCAAGGAACTGTTCCTCGGCCGTTTCAGGCTCGATCTCATCCACCCCCACCCCGCACCCCCGGCGGAGGACGTACGGCGCGGAGAGGCCTTCCTGGCCACGCTGCGCGACTTCTGCGAGACGAAGATCGACGGTGCGCGGATCGAGCGCGAGGCGCGGATCCCCGACGAGGTCGTGAACGGCCTCAAGGAACTCGGCGCCTTCGGTATGAAGATCGACCGGAAGTACGGCGGTCTCGGCCTCACCCAGGTGTACTACAACAAGGCGCTCGCCGTGGTCGGCATGGCGAACGCGTCGATCGGCGCGCTGCTCTCCGCGCATCAGTCGATCGGCGTACCGCAGCCACTCAAAATGTTCGGCACCCAGGAACAGAAGGACGCGTTCCTGCCTCGTCTCGCCCGCACTGACATCTCCGCCTTCCTGCTGACCGAGCCCGACGTCGGCTCCGACCCCGCACGGCTCGCCACCACGGCGGTCCGCGACGGTGACGACTACGTCCTGGACGGCGTCAAGCTGTGGACGACCAACGGCGTCGTCGCCGACCTACTCGTCGTGATGGCCCGCGTCCCCAAGTCTGAGGGGCACAAGGGCGGCATCACCGCCTTCGTCGTCGAGGCGGACTCGCCGGGCATCACGGTGGAGAACCGCAACGCCTTCATGGGCCTGCGCGGCCTGGAGAACGGCGTCACCCGCTTCCACCAGGTACGGGTCCCGGCGGCGAACCGTATCGGCCCCGAAGGCGCCGGCCTCAAGATCGCCCTCACCACGCTCAACACCGGTCGCCTGTCGCTGCCGGCCATGTGCGTCGGCGCCGGCAAGTGGTGTCTCAAGATCGCCCGCGAGTGGACAGCGGCGCGCGAGCAGTGGGGCAAGCCCGTCGCCCACCACGAGGCGGTGGGGGAGAAGATCTCGTTCATCGCGGCGACGACGTTCGCCCTGGAGGCCGTGGTCGACCTGTCGTCCCAGATGGCCGACGAGGACCGCAACGACATCCGTATCGAGGCGGCGTTGGCCAAGCTGTACGGCTCCGAGATGGGCTGGCTGATGGCGGACGAACTGGTCCAGATCCGCGGCGGACGGGGCTTCGAGACGGCGGACTCGCTGGCGGCCCGCGGCGAACGTGCCGTCCCCGCCGAGCAGGTCCTGCGCGACATGCGGATCAACCGGATCTTCGAGGGTTCCACGGAGATCATGCATCTGCTGATCGCCCGCGAGGCGGTCGACGCACACCTGGCGGTTGCCGGAGACATCATCGACCCCGAGAAGACGCTGTCCGACAAGGCGAGGGCCGGGGCGCAGGCGGGTGCCTTCTACGCGCGCTGGCTGCCGAAGCTGGTCGCCGGTCCCGGTCAACTTCCCGGTTCCTACGCGGAGTTCCACCCCAAGGGGCATCTGGATCTCGCGGCGCACCTGCGCTACGTGGAGCGGACGTCGCGCAAGCTCGCGCGTTCGACCTTCTACGCCATGTCGCGCTGGCAGGGCGGGATGGAGACCAAGCAGGGCTTCCTCGGCCGCATCGTGGACATCGGCGCCGAACTGTTCGCGATGAGCGCGGCGTGCGTGCGGGCCGAGATGCTGCGCTCCACCGGAGAGCACGGCCGCGAGGCGTACCAGCTCGCCGACGTCTTCTGCCGGCAGTCGCGGATCCGTGTCGAGGAACTGTTCACTCGGCTGTGGTCCAACACGGACGACATCGACCGCAAGGTCGTGAACGGCGTGCTGGCCGGCACCTACACCTGGCTGGAGGAGGGCATCATCGACCCGAGCGGCGACGGGCCCTGGATCGCCGACGCCACGCCGGGTCCTTCCCAACGGGACAACGTCCACCGGCCGATCCGCTGA
- a CDS encoding aldehyde dehydrogenase family protein, with translation MAATHAFWLAGRRATGEETFDVTSPWDGRLVGKVAVPTEAQVEEAVAAAYAVRDEFAATPAHVRAAALDHVSRRLVERTEEIARLISAENGKPMKWARGEVGRAVSVFRFAAEESRRFNGGEAQRLDTDAGGTGRLALTRRFPRGVVLGIAPFNFPLNLCAHKIAPAIAVGAPIILKPAPATPLSGLLIGELLAETDLPTGAWSVLPVANDRMPTLVQDERLPVISFTGSDKVGFAIMDSVPRKHCTLELGGNGAAVVLSDYASEKDLDWAATRIGTFSNYQGGQSCISVQRVVADASLYERLVPKIIAAVEAQVTGDPSDDATDVGPLVSEDAAKRVEAWVDEAVQAGARLLAGGKRDGASYAPTVLADVPADVTISCEEVFGPVLTLTRVDGEDAAFETVNDSKYGLQAGVFTHDVQAAFRAHRALEVGGVIVGDVPSYRADQMPYGGAKQSGVGREGVRYAMDDYTYERVMVFTGLAL, from the coding sequence GTGGCAGCCACGCATGCCTTCTGGCTCGCCGGACGCCGGGCCACCGGAGAGGAGACCTTCGACGTCACGTCCCCGTGGGACGGCCGCCTCGTCGGCAAGGTCGCCGTCCCGACAGAGGCCCAGGTCGAAGAGGCCGTCGCCGCCGCGTACGCCGTGCGCGACGAGTTCGCCGCGACGCCGGCCCACGTCAGGGCGGCCGCGCTCGACCACGTCTCGCGCCGTCTGGTCGAGCGCACCGAGGAGATCGCCCGTCTGATCTCCGCGGAGAACGGCAAGCCCATGAAGTGGGCACGCGGCGAGGTGGGCCGCGCCGTCTCGGTCTTCCGGTTCGCGGCCGAGGAGTCCCGCCGGTTCAACGGCGGCGAGGCCCAGCGACTCGACACCGACGCCGGCGGTACCGGCCGCCTCGCCCTGACCCGCCGATTCCCGCGCGGCGTCGTCCTCGGCATCGCGCCGTTCAACTTCCCGCTCAATCTCTGCGCCCACAAGATCGCCCCGGCCATCGCGGTCGGCGCCCCGATCATCCTCAAGCCCGCCCCGGCCACTCCGCTCTCCGGCCTGCTCATCGGCGAACTGCTCGCCGAGACCGACCTGCCGACCGGTGCCTGGTCGGTGCTGCCCGTCGCCAACGACCGGATGCCCACCCTCGTACAGGACGAGCGGCTGCCCGTGATCTCCTTCACCGGCTCCGACAAGGTCGGTTTCGCCATCATGGACTCGGTGCCGCGCAAGCACTGCACCCTCGAACTCGGCGGCAACGGTGCGGCGGTTGTCCTCTCCGACTACGCGAGCGAGAAGGACCTCGACTGGGCCGCGACCCGGATCGGCACCTTCTCCAACTACCAGGGCGGCCAGTCCTGCATCTCGGTACAGCGCGTCGTCGCGGACGCGTCGCTGTACGAGCGCCTCGTACCGAAGATCATCGCCGCCGTCGAGGCTCAGGTCACGGGAGACCCCTCCGACGACGCCACCGACGTGGGCCCCCTCGTCAGCGAGGACGCCGCCAAGCGCGTCGAGGCGTGGGTGGACGAGGCTGTACAGGCAGGAGCCCGGCTCCTGGCCGGCGGCAAGCGCGACGGTGCGTCGTACGCGCCCACCGTCCTCGCCGATGTCCCGGCGGACGTCACCATCTCCTGCGAAGAGGTCTTCGGCCCCGTCCTCACCCTCACCAGGGTCGACGGCGAGGACGCGGCGTTCGAGACGGTGAACGACTCCAAGTACGGCCTCCAGGCGGGCGTGTTCACCCACGACGTGCAGGCCGCCTTCCGCGCCCACCGGGCGCTCGAGGTCGGCGGCGTGATCGTCGGTGACGTCCCGTCCTACCGCGCCGACCAGATGCCGTACGGCGGCGCCAAGCAGTCCGGTGTCGGTCGTGAGGGCGTGAGGTACGCGATGGACGACTACACCTACGAGCGCGTGATGGTCTTCACCGGCCTCGCCCTCTAA
- a CDS encoding PucR family transcriptional regulator — MPPTLASLIQHSALKLTVRAGEDRLDTPVRWAHVSELEDPVPYMDGGELLLVTAVTLHAEDPEAMRRYVRRLVGAGVVGLGFAVGVNYEDIPDALVDAARAEGLPLLAVPRRTPFLAIIKAVSAAIAADQYRAVTAGFEVQRELTRAALSEGPAALLARLSAHVDGWAALYDATGAVIAAAPDWAARRAARLTPEVERLRKRPAPASAVVGDTDDRVELQSLGSGRRVRGALAVGTGAALGTAERYAVHSAVALLTLTTERSRALQEAEQRLGSAVLRMLLSGQPDHARAVAGDLYGGLLDAPFRLLIAEPAETAPEPRDPAMAHPLQSLTDSLEASAAHGGEAVLAVPDGEERLVVLAADAGAVAVACETYKEQEAEEAGVVIGLSAPSGPIAAAGAYKQAEQSLSVARRRGRALVEHEELAAGSLLPLLADDAVRAFADGMLRALYEHDAKGRGDLVESLRAWLSRHGQWDAAAADLGVHRHTLRYRMRRVEEILGRTLDDPDVRMELWLALKATSATPPSAS, encoded by the coding sequence ATGCCGCCCACCCTCGCCTCGCTCATCCAGCATTCGGCGCTCAAGCTCACCGTGCGCGCGGGGGAGGACCGGCTCGATACGCCGGTGCGGTGGGCCCATGTCAGTGAGCTCGAAGACCCCGTGCCGTACATGGACGGGGGCGAACTGCTGCTCGTCACCGCCGTCACGCTGCACGCCGAGGACCCCGAAGCCATGCGGCGCTACGTACGGCGTCTCGTCGGCGCGGGCGTCGTAGGACTCGGCTTCGCCGTCGGCGTCAACTACGAGGACATCCCGGACGCCCTCGTCGACGCCGCTCGCGCCGAAGGCCTGCCGCTGCTCGCCGTGCCGCGCCGCACTCCCTTCCTGGCCATCATCAAGGCCGTCTCGGCTGCCATCGCGGCGGATCAGTACCGGGCGGTCACGGCGGGCTTCGAAGTGCAGCGGGAGCTGACCCGCGCGGCGCTCTCCGAAGGCCCCGCCGCGCTGCTGGCCCGACTCTCCGCGCACGTCGACGGCTGGGCCGCGCTCTACGACGCCACCGGCGCCGTGATCGCCGCAGCTCCCGACTGGGCCGCTCGCCGCGCCGCCCGCCTCACACCCGAGGTGGAACGGCTCCGGAAACGCCCCGCGCCCGCCAGCGCCGTGGTCGGAGATACGGACGACCGGGTCGAGCTCCAGTCGCTGGGCAGCGGCAGACGTGTACGGGGCGCGCTCGCCGTCGGTACGGGGGCGGCACTGGGCACGGCGGAGCGGTACGCCGTGCACTCGGCCGTCGCCCTGCTGACGCTCACCACCGAGCGGTCACGCGCGCTCCAGGAGGCGGAGCAGCGGCTCGGTTCCGCTGTGCTGCGGATGCTCCTCTCGGGGCAGCCCGACCACGCGCGGGCGGTGGCGGGAGATCTGTACGGAGGACTGCTCGACGCCCCCTTCCGGCTTCTGATCGCGGAACCAGCCGAGACGGCGCCCGAGCCCCGCGATCCGGCCATGGCCCATCCACTCCAGTCGCTGACCGACTCGCTGGAGGCGTCGGCGGCGCACGGAGGGGAGGCGGTGCTCGCCGTGCCCGACGGAGAGGAACGGCTCGTCGTGCTCGCGGCGGACGCGGGGGCGGTCGCCGTCGCCTGCGAGACGTACAAGGAGCAGGAGGCCGAGGAGGCCGGGGTCGTCATCGGTCTCTCGGCCCCGTCGGGGCCGATCGCGGCCGCGGGTGCGTACAAACAGGCGGAGCAGTCGCTGTCCGTCGCGCGCCGACGGGGCCGCGCGCTGGTGGAGCACGAGGAACTGGCGGCCGGCTCGCTCCTGCCTCTCCTCGCCGACGACGCCGTGCGGGCCTTCGCCGACGGCATGCTGCGCGCGCTGTACGAACACGACGCCAAGGGCCGCGGCGACCTGGTGGAATCCCTCAGGGCCTGGCTCTCGCGCCACGGTCAGTGGGATGCCGCTGCGGCCGATCTGGGCGTCCACCGGCACACGCTGCGCTACCGCATGCGCCGCGTGGAGGAGATCCTGGGCCGCACGCTGGACGACCCGGACGTCCGGATGGAACTGTGGCTGGCACTGAAGGCCACCTCGGCGACGCCGCCCTCGGCGTCCTGA
- a CDS encoding ATP/GTP-binding protein produces the protein MNTDGTHDSRGTRANPVPRPAGPPPQPSTPPPSAPPPAAPSASPAVPPPASASSEHAAPSAPPALPPSPAHAPAPGIGASVADWLRIPRPQAEPGIWRLGHRPRPPEEPEQVPARQLFSGALVAYLCGWLVWSLLWNGYLGGWWFFADRWWLLPIQWLTPESWRSRDSANVELYVVASYLYYALVIGLLAVGFGRIGNWNEVWRRYGVPLWPLFVLLPGFWREMPRTVDWLTTVSNIYYVLLAAAVIAVIGRAGTWPPVRRRLGMATPDEPPPPPPAEADPADWPELRAAGLTEAAARLAEAVHRGTLSDVDYARIRRAWQGVRTRPERLPAFTDTVRAHGAGACAHPSGVRDLPLRTASHDLATGQVRIGTAADHPRNPYVRRTTGVALEPGLLGTSLLAVGPAGSGKTVRLVRPVVESLCLQALANRAAVVAVTAYGAALAPDDSFDLVIAVGRPDATHDLDLYGSADDPDEAARTLSEALVGDLAAGLPGGDSRRAATALAQLIGPYRSVHGRFPAVPELRELIGGSPAAVQALRTELETSADAGAAAQLRELDARERQSARGDDIGVLLAERLAFLDRPAFADFFRTDGSGRSFSLRAIEHPLRVRIDLPERGHAEASRIIARLLLAQFTDAALARADRSLFACLVLDDATYTVTGDSVRAVQRLRSANAGVVLALRTLEDVPDPLRGPLLGAVGCRMAFSGVGPWDGGRFAESWGTEWVQTRDVTNRQIISDEPLTKAVHFMRRLVTGKAATAEAVTVREVERERWSASELAHSVPAGHAVLSLTTVGGEHVPPMLVDLRT, from the coding sequence ATGAACACCGACGGCACGCACGACTCACGCGGCACACGAGCCAATCCCGTGCCACGTCCGGCAGGGCCACCGCCCCAGCCGTCCACGCCGCCGCCGTCGGCCCCACCACCCGCCGCACCGTCGGCGTCACCCGCCGTCCCCCCGCCGGCCTCCGCCTCGTCGGAGCACGCGGCCCCGTCCGCGCCCCCGGCGCTGCCGCCATCGCCGGCGCACGCGCCCGCCCCGGGCATCGGCGCGTCCGTGGCCGACTGGCTGCGGATCCCCCGGCCCCAGGCGGAACCCGGCATCTGGCGCCTCGGCCACCGTCCGCGCCCACCGGAGGAGCCCGAGCAGGTACCGGCACGTCAACTGTTCAGCGGCGCTCTCGTCGCCTACCTCTGCGGCTGGCTCGTCTGGTCGCTGCTCTGGAACGGCTATCTCGGTGGCTGGTGGTTCTTCGCGGACAGGTGGTGGCTGCTGCCGATCCAGTGGCTGACCCCCGAGAGCTGGCGGTCGAGAGACAGCGCCAACGTCGAGCTGTACGTCGTGGCGAGCTATCTGTACTACGCCCTCGTCATCGGCCTCCTCGCGGTCGGCTTCGGCAGGATCGGCAACTGGAACGAGGTCTGGCGGCGCTACGGGGTGCCGCTGTGGCCGCTCTTCGTACTACTGCCGGGTTTCTGGCGCGAGATGCCGCGCACCGTCGACTGGCTCACCACGGTGTCGAACATCTACTACGTGCTCCTCGCCGCCGCCGTGATCGCGGTCATCGGGCGCGCCGGCACCTGGCCCCCCGTACGGCGGCGTCTCGGCATGGCTACACCGGACGAGCCGCCCCCGCCGCCCCCCGCCGAGGCCGACCCCGCCGACTGGCCCGAGCTGCGCGCCGCAGGACTCACCGAGGCCGCCGCCAGGCTCGCCGAAGCCGTCCACCGAGGCACGCTCAGCGATGTCGACTACGCCCGCATCCGCCGCGCCTGGCAGGGCGTCCGTACCCGGCCCGAACGGCTGCCCGCCTTCACCGACACCGTCCGCGCCCACGGGGCGGGCGCCTGCGCCCACCCTTCGGGTGTACGTGACCTGCCGCTGCGTACCGCGAGCCACGACCTCGCCACCGGGCAGGTCAGGATCGGCACCGCCGCCGACCACCCGCGCAATCCCTACGTCCGGCGCACCACCGGCGTCGCGCTGGAGCCCGGACTGCTCGGCACGTCGCTGCTCGCCGTCGGTCCTGCGGGCTCCGGCAAGACGGTCAGGCTGGTCCGCCCCGTCGTCGAGTCGCTCTGCCTCCAGGCCCTGGCGAACCGCGCCGCAGTCGTCGCCGTCACCGCGTACGGGGCGGCGCTCGCCCCCGACGACTCCTTCGACCTCGTGATCGCCGTCGGCCGCCCGGACGCCACGCACGACCTCGACCTCTACGGAAGCGCCGACGACCCCGACGAGGCCGCCAGAACGCTGTCCGAGGCCCTCGTGGGGGACCTGGCGGCCGGTCTGCCCGGCGGCGACAGTCGCAGGGCCGCCACAGCCCTCGCCCAGCTCATCGGCCCCTACCGCAGCGTCCACGGGCGCTTCCCCGCCGTACCGGAACTGCGGGAACTGATCGGCGGTTCCCCTGCGGCGGTCCAGGCCCTGCGGACCGAGCTGGAGACGTCCGCCGACGCCGGCGCCGCCGCCCAACTGCGCGAGCTCGACGCACGCGAGCGGCAGTCGGCGCGCGGCGACGATATCGGCGTACTCCTGGCCGAACGACTCGCCTTCCTCGACCGGCCCGCCTTCGCCGACTTCTTCCGTACGGACGGCAGTGGCCGGTCCTTCTCACTGCGGGCCATCGAGCATCCGCTGAGGGTGAGGATCGACCTCCCCGAACGGGGCCACGCCGAGGCGTCACGGATCATCGCCCGACTGCTCCTCGCCCAGTTCACGGACGCCGCGCTCGCCCGCGCGGACCGCTCCCTCTTCGCCTGCCTCGTCCTGGACGACGCGACGTACACCGTGACGGGGGACTCCGTACGTGCCGTCCAGCGGCTCCGCTCGGCGAACGCCGGAGTGGTCCTGGCGCTGCGCACCTTGGAGGACGTTCCCGACCCGCTGCGCGGCCCGCTCCTCGGCGCCGTGGGCTGCCGTATGGCGTTCTCCGGGGTCGGCCCGTGGGACGGCGGACGCTTTGCGGAGAGCTGGGGCACCGAGTGGGTCCAGACCCGCGACGTCACCAACCGGCAGATCATCTCGGACGAACCGCTCACGAAGGCGGTGCACTTCATGCGGCGACTCGTGACCGGCAAGGCGGCCACAGCCGAGGCGGTCACGGTGCGGGAGGTGGAGCGTGAACGCTGGTCGGCCTCGGAACTCGCCCATTCCGTGCCGGCGGGGCACGCCGTGCTGTCGCTGACCACGGTCGGCGGGGAGCACGTACCGCCCATGCTGGTGGATCTCCGCACCTGA
- the gabT gene encoding 4-aminobutyrate--2-oxoglutarate transaminase yields the protein MTAIPQERRVVTAIPGPKSLELQNRRTATVAAGVGSVMPVFAARAGGGVVEDVDGNSFIDFGSGIAVTSVGSSAEAVVRRATAQLADFTHTCFMVTPYEGYVEVCEQLAELTPGDHAKKSALFNSGAEAVENAVKIARSYTKRQAVVVFDHGYHGRTNLTMALTSKNMPYKNGFGPFAPEIYRVPVAYGYRWPTGPENAGAEASAQAIDEISKQVGADNVAAIVIEPLLGEGGFIEPAKGFLPAIAKFAKDNGIVFVADEIQSGFCRTGQWFACEDEGVVPDLITTAKGIAGGLPLAAVTGRAEIMDAPHSGGLGGTYGGNPVACAAALGAIETMRELDLVSKARRIEEIMKPRLKEMAEKFDVIGDVRGRGAMLALELVKDRDTKEPNPEATAALAKACHMEGLLVLTTGTYSNVLRFLPPLVIGEDLLTEGLDILEQALAGL from the coding sequence ATGACCGCAATCCCGCAGGAGCGGCGCGTCGTCACCGCGATCCCCGGCCCCAAGTCGCTGGAGCTGCAGAACCGCCGTACCGCCACGGTCGCCGCCGGCGTGGGGTCCGTGATGCCCGTTTTCGCCGCCCGCGCGGGCGGCGGCGTCGTCGAGGACGTGGACGGCAACAGCTTCATCGACTTCGGGTCCGGCATCGCCGTGACGTCGGTCGGTTCCTCGGCTGAGGCCGTCGTACGCCGCGCCACGGCCCAGCTCGCCGACTTCACCCACACCTGTTTCATGGTCACGCCGTACGAGGGCTACGTGGAGGTCTGTGAGCAGCTCGCCGAGCTGACCCCGGGCGACCACGCCAAGAAGTCCGCGTTGTTCAACTCGGGCGCCGAGGCCGTCGAGAACGCCGTGAAGATCGCCCGCTCATACACCAAGCGGCAGGCGGTCGTGGTCTTCGACCACGGCTATCACGGTCGTACGAACCTCACGATGGCGCTGACGTCGAAGAACATGCCGTACAAGAACGGCTTCGGTCCATTCGCCCCGGAGATCTACCGCGTCCCCGTGGCGTACGGCTACCGCTGGCCGACCGGCCCGGAGAACGCGGGCGCCGAGGCCTCCGCCCAGGCCATCGACGAGATCAGCAAGCAGGTCGGCGCGGACAACGTCGCGGCGATCGTCATCGAGCCGCTGCTCGGCGAGGGTGGCTTCATCGAGCCGGCGAAGGGCTTCCTGCCCGCGATCGCGAAGTTCGCCAAGGACAACGGCATCGTCTTCGTGGCCGACGAGATCCAGTCCGGTTTCTGCCGGACGGGGCAGTGGTTCGCGTGCGAGGACGAGGGCGTCGTACCGGACCTGATCACCACGGCGAAGGGCATCGCGGGCGGCCTGCCGCTCGCCGCCGTCACGGGGCGCGCGGAGATCATGGACGCCCCGCACTCGGGCGGCCTCGGCGGTACGTACGGCGGAAACCCGGTGGCCTGCGCCGCCGCGCTCGGCGCCATCGAGACGATGCGCGAGCTGGACCTCGTCTCGAAGGCCAGGCGCATCGAGGAGATCATGAAGCCTCGCCTCAAGGAAATGGCCGAGAAGTTCGACGTCATCGGCGACGTACGGGGCCGTGGCGCGATGCTCGCGCTCGAACTGGTCAAGGACCGGGACACCAAGGAACCGAACCCGGAGGCGACGGCCGCACTGGCCAAGGCGTGCCACATGGAAGGGCTGTTGGTGCTCACCACCGGTACGTACAGCAACGTGCTCCGCTTCCTGCCGCCGCTGGTGATCGGTGAGGACCTCCTTACGGAGGGCCTGGACATTCTGGAGCAGGCGCTCGCAGGACTCTGA
- a CDS encoding phosphatase PAP2 family protein codes for MPVLAIVVGYALWRGHRARAVAVALAMVAVPVLVMPLKLWTDRPGPLTVESGYYPSGHTATAMVAYCGAALLLSPLTGRGTGRVTRHDTGRAWAMPVAVVLSAATGIGLVLRGYHWPLDVLGSWLLCGMLLVLLVTALRWIDNRGAADTGADDRQGVGPHRIG; via the coding sequence GTGCCCGTTCTGGCCATCGTGGTCGGGTACGCGCTCTGGCGGGGGCACCGTGCGCGGGCGGTGGCGGTCGCGCTGGCCATGGTCGCCGTTCCGGTGCTCGTCATGCCGCTCAAGCTGTGGACCGACCGCCCCGGGCCGCTCACGGTGGAGTCCGGTTACTACCCGTCCGGTCACACGGCGACGGCGATGGTCGCCTACTGCGGGGCCGCGCTGCTGCTGAGTCCCCTTACGGGGCGCGGTACGGGACGCGTCACGAGGCACGACACGGGGCGCGCGTGGGCGATGCCCGTCGCCGTGGTGCTCAGTGCGGCGACGGGCATCGGACTGGTGCTACGGGGCTACCACTGGCCGCTGGACGTCCTCGGCAGCTGGCTGCTCTGCGGCATGCTGCTGGTCCTGTTGGTGACGGCCCTGCGGTGGATCGACAACCGCGGGGCCGCCGACACGGGGGCGGACGACCGGCAGGGCGTGGGGCCCCATCGGATCGGCTAG